A DNA window from Stutzerimonas stutzeri contains the following coding sequences:
- a CDS encoding OprD family porin, which translates to MHLKPLSQYFLFGGMAAALGAPSIASAAFVDDATVNLELRNFYMNRDYREDGQVDSPRHKGEPKSKAEEWGQGFILNLQSGFTEGPVGFGVDALGLLGVKLDSGAGTSGTGTLPRSPSSAEPVDDYSFLGLTAKAKLSNTVLSIGTHQPTLPVLFRNDTRMLPQTFEGAQILSKEIEGLTVLGGQFRSTRLRDSSNYGDMTMFADGASGGVASDRFNFAGGSYSFTPKLAATYYYAELEDNYSQHHVNLLHVLPLSDQLSLKSDIRYFKSDGEGNARVDNRNIGGMFSMLYSGHSLGLGYQDQSGDTGMPFVGGGTDPWTLNTLTYHHFLRAEEDGWQMRYDYDFTAAGIPGLTLMARYVRGDNFEIAGADAKEWERDVDLAYTVQSGPLKNFNVRLRNVMYRGSHTTDIDENRVIVSYTMKF; encoded by the coding sequence ATGCACCTGAAACCCCTGAGCCAGTACTTCCTCTTCGGTGGCATGGCCGCTGCACTCGGTGCGCCGAGCATCGCCAGCGCCGCGTTCGTCGACGACGCCACGGTAAATCTGGAACTGCGCAACTTCTATATGAACCGCGACTATCGCGAAGACGGTCAAGTCGATTCCCCGCGCCACAAGGGCGAGCCCAAATCCAAGGCGGAGGAGTGGGGCCAGGGCTTCATCCTCAACCTGCAGTCCGGCTTCACCGAAGGGCCGGTTGGCTTCGGCGTCGATGCGCTCGGCCTGTTGGGCGTGAAGCTCGATTCCGGCGCCGGCACCAGTGGCACAGGCACGCTGCCGCGCAGTCCAAGCAGCGCCGAGCCAGTGGACGACTACAGCTTCCTCGGCCTCACCGCCAAGGCCAAACTGTCGAACACCGTACTGAGTATCGGCACCCACCAGCCGACGCTGCCGGTGCTGTTCCGCAACGACACGCGCATGCTGCCGCAGACCTTCGAGGGTGCGCAGATCCTGTCGAAAGAAATCGAGGGGCTGACCGTGCTCGGCGGCCAGTTCCGCTCCACGCGCCTGCGTGATTCGTCCAACTACGGCGACATGACCATGTTCGCCGACGGTGCGAGTGGCGGCGTGGCCAGCGACCGTTTCAACTTCGCGGGTGGCAGCTATTCCTTCACGCCGAAACTCGCCGCCACCTATTACTACGCCGAGCTGGAAGACAACTACAGTCAGCATCACGTCAACCTGCTGCACGTGCTGCCGCTGTCCGATCAGCTCAGCCTGAAGTCCGATATCCGCTACTTCAAGAGTGACGGCGAAGGCAACGCCCGGGTCGACAACCGCAACATCGGCGGCATGTTCAGCATGCTCTACTCCGGGCATTCCCTGGGCCTGGGTTATCAGGACCAGAGCGGCGACACCGGGATGCCCTTCGTTGGCGGCGGCACCGACCCATGGACGCTCAATACTCTGACCTACCACCACTTTCTGCGGGCCGAGGAGGATGGCTGGCAGATGCGCTACGACTATGACTTCACCGCAGCCGGCATTCCGGGCCTGACGTTGATGGCGCGTTACGTACGTGGCGACAACTTCGAGATTGCTGGTGCGGATGCCAAGGAGTGGGAACGGGACGTTGATCTGGCGTACACCGTGCAAAGCGGCCCGCTGAAGAACTTCAACGTGCGGTTGCGCAATGTGATGTATCGCGGAAGCCATACCACGGATATCGATGAGAACCGGGTGATTGTCAGCTATACGATGAAGTTCTGA
- a CDS encoding ABC transporter ATP-binding protein, producing the protein MEPEFVLETRGLTKEFRGFTAVDSVDLKVRQGHIHALIGPNGAGKTTVFNLLTKFLTPTRGEILYRGKNITSMKANEIARLGLVRSFQISAVFGHMSVLENVRVALQQKMGNSFHFWKSERSLRELDDQVMQLLAEVDLQSFAQTLAVELPYGRKRALELATTLALDPFVLLLDEPTQGMGSEDVDMVVELVRKAAANRTVLMVEHNLSVVSRLCDRITVLARGSVLAEGDYESVSANPQVREAYLGSEAAALEEAHA; encoded by the coding sequence ATGGAACCAGAGTTCGTGCTGGAAACGCGCGGCCTGACCAAGGAATTCCGCGGATTCACCGCCGTGGATTCCGTCGATCTGAAGGTCCGTCAGGGTCACATCCATGCGCTTATCGGCCCCAACGGCGCCGGCAAGACCACCGTATTCAATCTGCTCACCAAATTCCTCACGCCTACCCGCGGCGAGATCCTCTATCGCGGTAAGAACATCACCTCGATGAAGGCCAACGAGATCGCCCGGCTCGGCCTGGTGCGCTCGTTCCAGATTTCCGCAGTGTTCGGCCACATGAGCGTGCTGGAAAACGTGCGCGTCGCGCTGCAGCAGAAGATGGGTAATTCCTTTCACTTCTGGAAGTCCGAACGCAGCCTGCGTGAGCTGGACGATCAGGTGATGCAGCTGCTCGCCGAAGTGGACCTGCAATCCTTCGCCCAGACCCTGGCGGTCGAGCTGCCCTATGGCCGCAAGCGCGCGCTCGAGCTGGCCACCACGCTGGCGCTGGACCCCTTCGTGCTGCTGCTCGACGAACCGACCCAGGGCATGGGCAGCGAAGACGTCGACATGGTCGTCGAGCTGGTGCGCAAGGCCGCGGCCAACCGCACGGTGCTGATGGTCGAGCACAACCTCAGCGTGGTCAGCCGCCTGTGCGATCGCATCACCGTGCTGGCGCGCGGATCGGTGCTTGCCGAGGGCGATTACGAAAGCGTTTCGGCCAACCCGCAGGTGCGCGAAGCCTATCTCGGCAGCGAAGCCGCAGCACTTGAGGAGGCGCACGCATGA
- a CDS encoding peroxidase-related enzyme (This protein belongs to a clade of uncharacterized proteins related to peroxidases such as the alkylhydroperoxidase AhpD.), producing the protein MTFAMTQPVSRFPLPDSLDALPVDLRERILAVQEKAGFIPNVFLMLAHRPAEFRAFFAYHDALMEREADSLTQAEKEMIVVAVSADHGCLYCVVAHGAILRILAKDAQLADQIAVNYRTAPISERQRTMLDFALHLAAERGVLDDAWQARLEALGFSRDDIWDIGAIAGLFGLSNRLVSMARTPPNDEFYLLGRVPRSTAR; encoded by the coding sequence ATGACTTTCGCCATGACTCAACCGGTCAGTCGTTTTCCGCTGCCCGATAGCCTCGATGCGCTGCCTGTCGACCTGCGCGAACGGATTCTCGCCGTGCAGGAAAAGGCCGGTTTCATTCCCAACGTCTTTCTCATGCTTGCCCATCGGCCGGCGGAGTTCCGCGCCTTCTTCGCCTATCACGATGCGCTGATGGAGCGCGAAGCCGACAGCCTGACCCAGGCCGAGAAGGAAATGATCGTCGTCGCGGTCAGTGCCGACCACGGTTGCCTGTATTGCGTGGTGGCCCACGGCGCGATCCTGCGCATCCTCGCCAAGGACGCGCAGCTGGCCGACCAGATCGCCGTCAACTACCGCACCGCGCCGATCTCCGAACGCCAGCGCACCATGCTCGATTTCGCCCTGCACCTGGCCGCGGAGCGCGGCGTGCTGGATGACGCCTGGCAGGCGCGGCTGGAAGCCCTGGGCTTCAGTCGCGACGACATCTGGGACATCGGCGCCATCGCCGGGCTGTTTGGGCTTTCCAACCGCCTGGTGTCCATGGCGCGCACCCCACCCAACGACGAGTTCTACCTGCTGGGCCGTGTGCCCAGAAGCACCGCGCGCTGA
- a CDS encoding ABC transporter ATP-binding protein codes for MTPPMDRDQLRVSDLHAFYGESHILHGVDLVVGRGELVTLLGRNGAGRSTTLRAIMNMVGRRTGSIVVNGNETIGMPAHQIPRLGVGYCPEERGIFASLSVEENLLLPPTVRSGGMSLDELYEMFPNLYERRFSQGTRLSGGEQQMLAMARILRTGANLLLLDEITEGLAPVIVQKLGEVLIKLKQRGLTIVLVEQNFRFAAPLADRHYVMEHGRIIEEIEAADLDSKKDFLNSCLGV; via the coding sequence ATGACCCCACCTATGGACCGCGATCAGCTGCGCGTCAGCGATCTGCATGCCTTCTACGGCGAATCGCACATTCTGCATGGTGTCGATCTGGTGGTCGGCCGTGGCGAGCTGGTGACCCTGCTCGGGCGCAACGGCGCCGGGCGCTCCACCACGCTGCGGGCGATCATGAACATGGTTGGACGCCGCACCGGCTCCATCGTCGTCAACGGCAACGAGACCATCGGCATGCCGGCCCACCAGATTCCGCGCTTGGGGGTCGGCTACTGCCCGGAAGAGCGCGGCATCTTCGCCAGCCTGAGCGTCGAGGAAAACCTCCTGCTGCCGCCGACGGTGCGCAGTGGCGGTATGAGCCTGGACGAGCTCTACGAAATGTTTCCCAACCTTTACGAACGCCGTTTCAGCCAGGGCACGCGGCTCTCCGGTGGCGAGCAGCAGATGTTGGCCATGGCGCGCATCCTGCGCACCGGCGCCAACCTGCTGCTGCTTGATGAGATCACCGAAGGCCTGGCGCCAGTCATCGTGCAGAAGCTTGGCGAGGTGCTGATCAAGCTCAAGCAGCGCGGCCTGACCATCGTCCTGGTGGAGCAGAACTTCCGCTTCGCCGCGCCATTGGCCGACCGCCATTACGTCATGGAGCACGGCCGCATCATCGAAGAGATCGAGGCGGCCGACCTGGATTCGAAGAAGGATTTCCTCAATTCCTGTCTCGGAGTGTGA